Genomic segment of Gasterosteus aculeatus chromosome 4, fGasAcu3.hap1.1, whole genome shotgun sequence:
GCCCAACGTTATCCGAGATGCCACACCTGGTGTAAAGGTGAGTCGTCCGCTCCGCAGTGTCACCTGACGTCCAACAGATGTCCCTGTTTAATCACTGTTTAATCCCGGTTCATCGGCCTGCCCGACGCGTTTAGAGGCGCCTCAGTGAGCTTGCGTGTACCTTTTTGATAACAGGTGTTGCAGACGACGTGGCCGCAGGTTGTGACGGCCAGGTGTGTGTCCGCCCCGGGGCACCGGAAGCAGGAGTTGCAGCGGACCCAGTAAGACATCTGAGGACCTGAAGGACAGATGAGCGTCAACTGACTTTAACTTGTTTTAGCTATCAGGGTTAGTTTGTTGTTAGCAAATTATCACCTTTTATTTAGCCCCTTTCTGCACTTATACCTCTTATATCTACCTCGTTTCTACAGCAGCGTTAAGAGCCTGTAAATGTAGTTAACGTTACGTTACCTGCGGTGTCCCGCTGCCAGCGGAGCAGGGTGCGGTACAACGTTAGctagcgagctaacgttagctagtttaACGGCAAATACCTGCAGCGGAGTTCTGAAAAGTAACGTCACGAgcggccttttttttaaatccaagtTAATTCAATTAAAGTTACATAACCACACTGCCAGTCTAACTGGGTTACATATTCACTATATAGTGAACTAACCTTGCTAACTTGGCCAGAACATTACGCAGTCGGCCCTGCGTGAAAAACACCAGGGTTGTAAGCTAAGTGGCTAGCTGTTAGCTAACGTCCCCTCTGGTAGAGCGTCACCGAGCGGGAGGCGAGTTAAGTAACGTTACCGCTATGCGCTGTTTAAGAAGATTCAAGTTCGTTATTTTATtaacaatatgtttttaaatggttataatcacaaaacattcagttaaattacatttatttttttcacatattATCATGTTGTGTTGGACACATTTATACATGTTTACAGCAGTTTAAACAGTATAACAGATACTACAGTTAAATCCACCCTAATGCAATGTGGCTTCATGAGACTAGAACGCGTTTATAAGAACCCTTTAGAAATATAGTACTTTCTGGCAAGATTCTCCAGtttatacacaaacaaaacatttttaaagtggtgctggtgtttttttttcatccgtcGCAAATCCTTGCAACATTATTTTGGCCAAGTTCAGTTTTTAATCCTATGTGctttttgattttaaattgaTAAAAGGCGTAGGGTTTGTGTCATGGACCGAGAGGTCACCGGTGAcctaggtcagaggtcatcatgAAAGAACGCACGAAGCGAACGAACGTGATCAAAAATTGGACGCCCGGTTGGGGACATCTGGAAGGATTCAGCCacacaacttctctcgttctggtagatttatttgtcagatcacaggtcgagtatcagcgctgcgtttgcaaaggcaggagccgTTCTGTCGGCCGGAAGAACAACCGACTAACATCACGAAGAacattatgttttatatttcttgtaAGATATAAagggaaatatttctattggccctaaactggcgtcgaggaggagcaggtcctctcgccgcaacacaagatccaatcacatgcaacGTGTGGTCTCCTAACATTAATGTGTGTTGTGCGGTGCCTGGTGGGTCTCTAACGTCTCGTCCTTATCAGACCTGCGTCTGCCTGGTTGGAACTTTCTGCTTTCCCTCTGACCTCCCTAAAAACGTTTTTGATTATCAATCATCAGACCAGCTTCTTGGCGATGAAGAAGTCTTTGAGTCGTTTCATCTGCCAGAAACCGACTGACAGCAGAACGGAGGTCTGCACCACGGCCCACCACAGCACTTTACCGTTGGTGTCCTCGCTGATCTCACGAAAcagctcctctttctcctgaATGAAAGAAGAGAACACGCGATGTCATACTACGGGGCCGGTATCTCTGCAGACTCCACGGGGAAGTCCTCGTTTACCCTCTGGTACTCCTGTTGCCTGGTGATGTACGTCATCTGATCTATGAGATGTCTCAGGCTGTTCTCCAAGATCTCCATGTTGTTTTCGGTCTTGCCGGTGTTGTGGTCAATCGGGTGTTCTCCCATCTGAACATCCAAATTTAGCTTCTGTGAAAAATAAGGGGTTGATAGAATCAAATAAACAGGTGTTGGACTGTTTACTTTGTAAAtacatggtgtgtttgtgtccgtaGGTCTCACCAGCCTCGCTCCAGCAAAGACGGCAAACCTCGTGGAGTTGGTTTGGAAGCAAAGGTGGTGCTGACCAGAGGCGTGAGCTGTGAAGGTGAATTTACCAAATTTACTGTAGCGTTTGGACATCAGAACCTAGAGAGCAGGAAAGACACGGTCAAGGCAACGCTTCCTCATCTGTGGCTCAGCGACATTGAgacgtgtttttgtctttttggctCAGGCCcgtggaagaggagaaggaagggatGGCTTTGTGGTCCTGGCCTGACGACGTCAGTTCCCCTGTGAGTTCAGTACCTCCGCGTTTGGGTCTCTGACGGTCACAGTGACGCCGAAATGAGGCGAGTGGGAGAACGCCTTCAAATCCCAAGgctccaacaggaagtgacctgaAGGAGAAGCACCGTGTCCTGTGAGTGCATTCACATACACAACGTCGTTCTAAAACAAACATTAGATCAAGCATGAAGAGGGATTGGACACATGAACTTGTATACCAATCAGTTATGTCCAAGACGTAGGACAGGAAGAGACACGACAGCCGGGACGTGCATTGGACATCAATGCGTGAATCAAGAAGCACGTGGCCTTCCATCGGTTAGCTGGTCAGCTGTGTTGACACCGTAAACGACTCTCAGGATGACCGTTCCCTCTCCAGGACTCACCGGTGACCAGCGTGTCTTCAGGAACCTCCTCGATGATGCActtttcctcctgctccccGAGGTCAAAGTAcatggctgctgctgccgaCACCAGGTAACACTGGAGGAGAACGCCGATGCCTCGCAAACTCATTCTCACTGAACTGTTCAGCTACTCGCACGTGATGGCTTTTGAATCGAACTACAGGTCGAGGTGTTTTTCTACGACTATCGCTGCGCTGACGTTGCCTGCAGCATAGAGGGGGAGGTCTGAGTGTGGGAAACACACAGGTGCTGCTTTGTGTGACGAGACGTTCCGCTGGTCATGTGACCGGGAGCCAATAGAAAAGCTGCAGGAGATAAGATTCATTTCTACAGATGACGAGCAGTGTGCGGATAATACACAAATGTTGTCATTTTACAGATAATAATGACCAATTAGTATGATGATGGTGCTTATTTGCTCTGCGTTTACGACACCAAATGGAAAGTGATGGAAGCCAAACTGAGCTTTAAAAATCAATAGAAGAGCAAGTAACAGTTCCATCTCACACTGAAGCTGGGGATGGTTGATCTCGACAAATGCACTTCTCACTTTTAATTAAGACACTTTGATTTGTCCTTTTAAACTTTAACCTTTTAAGGAGTAAGAATTACTACCGTTATATTGTCTTTTACTACAGTAAGAGATCCCAGCGGCTTTGGAAAGTGCAATCCAACCGGTTCCGTACGCCAGTTGCTTCATGCCAGgggtgtccaaactttttttcccAGACGTGAGGTATACTGCCTCCCTAATGCACTAAAATTGGCTAAATCGGTCCAATGCAGGCAAATTACGTTTGATAATTGAAtatgtttgaagaaaaaaagcctccaTTAGtagattttcattttatttttggcagGTCATTCTTCTTCAGGTGGTTTTTATTGGTTCTTAGGGAGATGATCCCCCTGCATTGTCCTGCACGAAGTGAGAGACAAGAACAGAAATAGGGGATTTGGATATTTCAAGCTTATTACACAAATAAATTATTGGGATTGTTACCACGGCAAATGAAAACTGTATATTTTTAACTCCTCTGTAATGGGAGAATGTTGCGCTCAGTGGGAGCAGGGATGCTGCGCTTTGGTCCAAAGGACAGCTGGCAGGTCGGGAGGAGGTTTGGTGGTTGAGATGCTGTCGGCGTGATGTATGTATGTTGAGCCCAACAGACTCATTGTCTGTCATTCGCTTTGCGTGGCGCctcatcagaggaaacttgggcttttccaagctccggtagaagtccgCAGGGACGAGAAGCTGATGCTGATTCTTTAGAAAATCATCGCACTGAATTTCGATCAGTTCTAATTGCTGACTctcctccacttcttctgcatccgtTGAAAACGGAGCCGCAAACGGTGTGATTTccttctcaatgacagaaaagtCTTGGAAGCGCTGTGACTGAATTCTTTCAGCAGAGCAGAGTTTGGCATTTGGAAGTGCGCTGCGTTGAAGATTCGCAGTTGTTACTCGAAGAGACGGAGCTTCACACGGAATGCGTTCATGCGTGCATGCAGCTGTGGTACCAGCTGCTCTCGTTCAGGGCGTCGAGATGATCAGTGAGATCAACTAAAAAAAAGCCGGGTCTGCCAACCATAACCCCTTTCTTTCAAAAACATGTCGATATTTGAATAAAACCGCTGCAGCGCCGAGCCGCTGAGCCAGCGCACTTCAAAGTAGGTCCCGTATTCAGCAACGCTCGAAATTCTCTGTGCTAAAGCCATCGTGCATGagttatgttgacagttttcacaactgagAGACGGTGGCGCATCGAGTACGGCGGGCGCGCcaggaaccgcagggttggcggttcaaacccGGGTTAAACGCACggaacaatttcctgtatgtgtaaagtaaaaatgtcttcttcttcttcttcaatacagcttAAAAATGGATGGTGGG
This window contains:
- the LOC120818275 gene encoding transmembrane emp24 domain-containing protein 11 gives rise to the protein MSLRGIGVLLQCYLVSAAAAMYFDLGEQEEKCIIEEVPEDTLVTGHFLLEPWDLKAFSHSPHFGVTVTVRDPNAEVLMSKRYSKFGKFTFTAHASGQHHLCFQTNSTRFAVFAGARLKLNLDVQMGEHPIDHNTGKTENNMEILENSLRHLIDQMTYITRQQEYQREKEELFREISEDTNGKVLWWAVVQTSVLLSVGFWQMKRLKDFFIAKKLV